TTTCAACTCTGTTCTATCTTTCAAGATTATTTTGTCTATTCTGGACCCCTtaaattttcatatgaattttagtaatcagctctttatttttttttaaagagagagggagagagagagagaatttttttaatacttattttttagtatttggcagacacaacatctttttgtatgtggtgctgaggatcaaacccaggccgcacacatgccaggcgagtgcgctactgcttgagccacgtccccagcccaattATCAGTTCTTTAATTTCTGCAAAGAATCCAGCTGGGATCTCATGATGGAGATTGCATTAAATTTATAGATCAAATTGGGGAATACTGTCATcctaacaatattaagtcttctaaTTCATAACCATGGGATAAAGttgcatatatttaattttatttatttatttatttatttatttgtgtgtgtgtgtgtgtgtgtgtgtgtatggtactagggattaaacccaggagtgttctactactgaattacatcctcagccctttttgtgtgatttttgagacaggatttcaacCAAATTGCCAAAGCTgctctcaaacttgagattcttctgagtctcctgagcatctgggattataggcctacaCCATCATCCCTGgattgtagttttcttttctggtgACATTAATATCTCGTTTTTGTATCTAGGTAATAAAACATCACAGAATGAATTACAAAGAACACACTCCTACCTTTTTTCTAAGAGTTTGTGAAAACCAGGCAcaatggcgcatgcctataatccaaggaCTAacgataattctttttttttttttttttagagagagagagagagagagaattttttttaatatttattttttagttctcggcggacacaacatctttgttggtatgtggtgctgaggatcgaacctgggccgcccgcatgccaggcaagcgcgctaccacttgagccacatccccagcccgataattcttttatttatttatttttttgtaccaggaattgaactcaagggcactttaccactgagctacatccccagccctttttgttttttgagacagggtctcactcgtTTGCTTAAtgccttgaatttgaaatccttctgccttagcccctgagtcattgggattatagtcatgcccaataattcttctttaaatgtttggtagaaagGTTGAGGTTccagctcagttgtagagcacctgCTAGCAAGTGCAAGACACTGAGTATGATCCCCAGAaccaggaggaggaaaagtttaaatgtttggtagaatttacaACAAGTCATATAGATCTGGACTTTGCTCTGCAAGAAGTTTTTGGATTACTAATTCAGCCTCTTTTCTGCTACAGATCTgttgagattttctatttcttcaagtCCATTTTACTAGTTTGTGTCCTTCTAGGAATTTGTCCTTGTCATccaagttgtttaattttttagcaTACAAATGTTCATAATATTCTctaataattcattttcttttttataaggtCAATTGTGatgttttctctttcactcttatttttagtaatttgagtcttctgtttttcttgattCATCTAGGTAAAAGTTTGCTAATACTGTTCCAAGAAGCCGGGCATGTTGgtatgtacctgtaatcccagttactgaggaggctgaggcagaaggatcacaagtttgaggccctaagcaattcagtgagatcttgtgtgaaaaaaaaaaaaaaaaaaaaaaagctgggggatgtagcttggtgtggcatccctgggttcaattctccataccaaacaacaaacaaaaaaccagggGATACTGAAACAAACTACATCTGGGCATCATAGCTTctacctgtagttccagctattccagaggtgaggcaggagaatggcttAAGCctagaagtttgaggccagccttggcaatgtaGTGAGAACCCtgttagaaaacaaataaattaaaaagaaaggtggcacacacctgtaatcccagcaatttgggaagctgaggcaagaggatcacaaatttgaggccagcctcagtcatttagtgaggcccccagcaacttggcaagaccctgtctcaaaataaaaggagaggagatgtagctcagtggtacagtgccctgggttccgtccccagtaccaagagaaagagagaaggaagagagggagggaagcaaggaagaaagaaagaaatcaactaCAGATTAAATATATCTAACCTGAAAacctccaaaatccaaaactctTTGAGAACTAACAGGATGTCACAATTGAGAATGTCCCCTCCTAACCTCATGTTCATATTTCATATACACCTTCAATACATAGCCCGAAGGTAACCATCAGTCATAATGCAGGTACGCTAAAAATATTGTACAAGATTACCTTTGGgcagctgggtgaggtggtgcatgcctgtgatcccagtggcttgggaggctgaggcaggaggatcatgagtccaaagctagcctcagcaaaagtgagacactaagtaactctttgagaccctgtctctaaataaaatacaaaaaaaaaaaaaaaaaaaaagctggggatgtggctcagtggtagactgcccctgagttcaatacccaataccgccctcctgcaaaaaaataagattaacttTGGGCTATATGTAGAGAGTACTGAACCCAATATATAAAGACTTGGATATCACAACTGTCAATCTGGTTATGATAACCTAAACAGTTACTAAGTGACTAACATAGGGAAAGCCTATACTGGACTACCCtatgctggacaaagggatgattcacatccaGGTTAGGACAAGGAAGGACAGCACAAGATTTCATCACACACCTCAAAGTGGCAtgcaaatttaaaacttatgcattgtttatttctggaattttcatttaatactttCAGAACAGGTGATCATGCTTATTGAAACCTTACACAGCAAAATCAAGGATTAGGGCAACTACCATAATAGGTGAAAGCATGCAGCACAGAGCTTCTCATATGGTGAAGTCTCAGTTTCTCATATGGTGAAGAGTAGCTTATAACTACAAAGCAAGAGACACTTGATAATCTGCTCAGAGGTATATACCAGTTATGTGGTGGAGCTCTAATGGGAATTTCAGATGATGTGATTTCAAAATTCCACTCCTTCCATTACACCATACTAGCAGAATATTTTaagtctctctctatatattattttttgctCTTCACCAATGAGCTCCATTccctaaattctttttctttttctttctttctttttttttttttttttttggtaccagggattgaactcaggggcactccaccactgagtcacatcctcagccctattttgtactttatttagagacagggtctcactgagttgcttagcacctagatTTTgatgtggctggctttgaactcacaatcctcctgcctcagcctcacgagctgctgggattacaggtgtgtacccccATGCcagcaaaccctttttattttgaaataaggcctcactaaattgctgaggctgcccttgaacttatcatccttctgcctcagcttcccacgtttctgggattacaggagtgtgccaccatgtccagctagaCCAGAGTTCTAACTTTCCAGATCAgtgtaaattttaatattttcctattataaaCTTAATAATACTCACAGAAATATAGTCATACTCAGCTGGgagtggtgacacacacctgtcaacccaggggctcaggagactgaggaaggaggatcatgagttcaaagccagacttagcaatttagcgaggccccaagaaactcagtgagaccctgtccctaatgaaatatttaaaaagggctggagatgtggctcagttgttaagcactgctgggttcaatccctggtacaaaaaaatataggggctggggatgtggctcaagggtagcgcgctcgcctggcatgcgtgtggcccgggttagatcctcagcaccacatacaaacaaagatgttgtgtccgccgagaactaaaaaataaatattaaaattctctctatctctcttgctctctcttaaaaaaaaaaaaaaatatatatatatatatatatgtgtgtgtgtgtgtgtatatatattatatatatatatatatatatatatatatattctacacacacactcatagaaatataaatcaaCTTATTATACCATCcagaatacatatattttctttaagctttttttttttttttggtttgttttgttttttgtactgggaatttatTTAATCCAGggaccctttaccactgagctatatgaccaggtatttattttcattttgagtcagggtcagTCTAGACGATTTAGGgagctctgtctcaaaaataaaaaaaaaataaataaaaaggaccgggaggggctggggcttgggTTCATCTGTAGCAcaattgcctggcatgtgtgaggcactgggttcgattctcagcaccacatataaataaataaaataaaggtctatccacaactaaaaaaaaaaaaaaaaaaaaagagccttggcaacctagtgagaccctgactcaaaataaaaaaataaagggattggGGATTGGGGATGTAACCCTGTAGTGCGCCCTGAGTTCAACACCagtaccaaattttaaaaaaaaatttgttttaaataaataaattaatgcatgAATTGTGTttcgtttcttttcttttctttttttttttttttgtactagagattgaacccaggggcactttactactgagttatatccccattcctttctattttttatttcgagagaGGATGTCGCTAAATTGCCAAGTCCAGCCTCGAatttcagatcctcctgcctcagcctcctcagttgctggtaTTAGAGGCATGCAACACTTCACTCGGCTGTTTTCGTTTTTGATAACCTCTGCAGTGTTCATTCTTTTAATAGAATCTTTGTGCTTCTGATTATTTCTTCAGGATATGTTCCTAGAAGTGATATTACTGGGTCAAAGAGAATGGAGCGCTTAAAGGCTCTCAATTATTCAAGAAATGCTGGGTCAAAGAGGATAGCCCATTCaaagtttttcaaataaaaataaacattgccAAACTGCTTTCAAGGAAACATTGCTAATTCATAATTCACCAGCAGTTTGGGAGAGTGCCTGGCTCAcaggaatttaaaacaaaacaaaactgcttttttcccattttttaaaaattcgcACATTATGAATAttatagtggaattcattgttacatatttgcacatgcatacaatataacactATAATTTGGATATCCcctttcaaattctgctcttttgaTAAATGAGAAACGGTGCGTTTATTTCTTTGATTAGTAAGGCTGAACGTTCTTTCCTgcaatatatatttcttctttagtgGATTGCCGATTACTCCTTTGCTCTCATCTTTCTACCGGGGTGGTTTTATTCCTAGAAAGCTGGTTTTACAATATAAGcttcatttatttggaaaaaaaaaatctcggtTTGTTAGTCCGTAACTGCAGAGGCCCACAAAGGCGCGCTCACCACCCGGGAACTTTGCAGACTGCTTTCAGTCCCCATAGCGGAAACAGAGGTTTTCACAAATCGCTAGAGTGGGAATTGCTGCAAAGGCGTCGGCTCTCCATGTATCGGGAGCAACATCTCGCGGGATTTCAGTACTCCTCGGGGGTCTCCGGCCTGACTACAAGTCCCGATATAAAACGCGACGTGAGGCCCGAGCGACCAAATGAAGGCTCGGAACCAAGGTCACGTGTTCTCTGCGTCAGGCGTCCGGTCATCTCTCCCACGCCTTTTTCTTCAGCTTCCATCTTGGTCGCCATTTTGTGCGAGAGGTTCTGGAAACTCCGAGTCCCGCCGACTCTATGGTCGAGCGTTTCGGGGATCGACCAATCGTAACCCAGATCTAAAGGGAAAGCCCCGCCTTTACCCGCATAGAGGCGGGAATTGCCACGAAGCTCctgtggagagagaggaagaagctTCAGAAAACCAATAAGAAAGGGGGAGTCGATGACGTCAACCAATGGGAATACGGGGGATTGCGACCAATGAACGCGGAGGGACCCCGGGACACGTGGGTGGGGGAGCTGAGCCCTGAGCCCAAGGGCTAAAGCAGAGAGGTGAGTCAGTCACCTTGAGCAGGGCGAGCGCAGTGGGCCAAGCAGAGGCCGTAGGGCAGTGGGAGTGCAGGTGACTTGGGGCCGGGAGTCAAGCGATCTGTAGGGTTGTAGGCTTGACCCTAAGGAGAGGTATTTGTCCCCAGGGCTGGGAGAGACGATGGGGGATCTATAGCTTTGTCAATTAATGTTAATTACCAACGGTAATGAGCGATAAACGGCCACTGGTGGGGTGAGGAGACATCTGTGTAACATGGGCAAGCAGGACCTTGTTCGGCATTTGCCCAGTTTCCGCCTCCAGTCTTCCCAGGAGACAGTCCCCTTTCGCAACATTTCTCTCTTGGGgcctgatcttttatttttttcggTGCTCCCTCACTTTCTCTCTGCAAAGCCGCTGTGCAGAAAGTGGTGGACCCGGAATCAGCCTTCTGACCTCTAATGCCCTCAGCTGGGGCACGGTGCATGGAAGAGAGGGTACAGAGAAGACGGGGTGGGAGATGAAGGAGACATAAGAAGGCCGCCGCTATatacaatttttcctttttttttttttttttaaatctatgcagACTGAAAAAATGCAGACCACCGGGGCACTGCTCATTTCTCCGGCTCTGGTAAGCTGCGGCTCCGGGGTGCCCTGTAGTGCCATGTGTGGTGTGGGAGTCATCGGTGTTTAATGAATGGACTGAGGAGCATGGCGTTCTGATGATGTTGGCCCCTTGGGGAGGCTGTAGGATGTGAAACAGGTAACCCCTGTTTATTTGGGCCTGTAAACCAAGCTATCTTGGCTTTGAAGTGTCCTCTGAGAGTTTAGATCCGACCTTTACCCTCAGTCTGGCTCAGCCATAGCCATAGCCAGACAGTCCACTAATTAATGATTCTTCACTTTGCGCATTAGAATCTCCTGGgggcttttaaaaatcttaatgccCAGACTGCACCTTAGACCAATTGCACAGACGCTGGGAGGGGGGTAGAAACCCAGGATTATTTTTTAGAACTTCCCAGGTGATTTCAATGTTCAGCCAAGTCTGAGAACCATTgcactaaagaatattttttaagaagtgGTGTTACAGAGGGTTCTCCTTAGATGGCTTAGATGGCTGTTCCATTGGAAGTGGTAGCAATGGGTAGATTTTGacaaattttcttcctctgattCCTTTGGTGATCTGGGTACAAACCCTTCTTGGACCTGGTTTGATATAAGTGTGCATTCTTATTAtattctgggaaactgaggttgTACATATAGAAGTGAACTTTGGCACATGTATTATATTGTTTTGGTTTGagttttagtgctggggatggaacccagaacccTGTACATGTTAACCATGTGTTACACGACTGAGCTGCACCTTAGCCTAGTACATGGTTCAAAATTGTGATAGTTGCCACTGCCAACTGCACCAGGCTCTGGGGCAGCTCTGGTGTGGGCTTGCCTGGTAGAAACAGGAATAAATTACTTGACCTTGAAGTACATTGGATTTTATCTGTTTATGACTTTGTAGTCATGTTTAGAGAAGCTCAtcaatgaggattttttttttcttgcctgattTGGAGACATATGTCTTTCTGATTTTACAGATCCGCTGTAGTAGGGGTCTGATCAGGCCTGTGTCTGCCTCCTTCCTGAGTAGACTAGAGGACTCATCTAAACAGGTAAGGAAATAAGGCCCCTTTTAGAGATCTCCCCAGGAGAGGTCTTTCCGTTTGGTTTGCTTTTAGGCCTAAGGAGGACAATTAAAGGACTATGATGCTCTTAATAGTTCTGTTGCACCAAAAATGAGCATTGTGGGTTAGAAACTTGGAACAATGGGGTGTGCTTAACCACAAAACTTCACTGGCCCTATCTGAATACAGACCCTAAGGCCAATTCCCAGTGTACTTTCTGCATTCAGGATTCTGTACTTGTCAGTTTGCCAGCAGTTTCAGAGCTCAGGTGGGTGGGGTGTGGAGTAGAATCAGCCATCTGTCCCAATGCCatactttcctttctttctcctccttctagACTTCCTACAGCAGCAGCTCCCCACTCCAGGTGGCCAGACGGGAGTTCCAGACCAGTGTTGTCTCCCGGGACATTGACACAGCAGCCAAGTTCATTGGTGCTGGGGCTGCCACAGTTGGTGTAGCCGGATCAGGGGCTGGCATTGGAACTGTGTTTGGCAGCTTGATCATTGGCTATGCCAGGTAAGTTTGAGGTGGCCCAAAGCATCTCCCACTGTAAGTTTCACCCTGTTTAAGCAAATCTTCAGTAAGGGGTGCTCCCTACTGGAGCCCTCAGTTTGATTTCATCTACCTCTCACTTTTTCCAGTGACCTCTAAACCAGAATCTAAATATGTGTCCAACAATTTAGACTCTCCAAATTGTTGCTTTACTTGCCTACCAAATTCCTGAGATCCCTGCAGGCTAGGCCCTCCCAGTCATAGCACACTCTTCACCTCACCCTCCCGTGCCCCCTACCCCTACCCacactcatttttttcctctccctgggTTGGCATCTGTGTCTGTCCCTGGCAGGAACCCGTCTCTCAAGCAACAGCTCTTCTCCTATGCCATTCTGGGCTTTGCCCTGTCTGAAGCCATGGGGCTCTTCTGTTTGATGGTCGCCTTCCTCATCCTCTTCGCCATGTGAGGCTACATGGGGGTCACCCACGGGTCCCTGCTGCTTCGACTCCACTGGTGCTGGAGTGTGCTGAGCTGTACCATTAAATGATGTTTCTCTAAACCCATGCCTTTGTCTCTGTCCTTTGACCTTGGAGAGAACCTAGGTGGGAAGAGGGACTTGGGTCAGCTATTGGTAATTAGGAAGTCCTTGGGGCTAGAGAAACCACTGCCACAACAGTGGCAACATGGAAAATTCTCATCTCTCAGAGGAATGTGAATTTATCCAAATAATAATTGTACCTTTTCTTCAAATTAGTATATTAATATGTAACATTTTTGAGGGACTTAATTTGCATCAAGCTCTATACCAAGTagttttgtctgtttctttttgtttttgtaccagagattgaacccaggggtgcttaaccactgagccacatccctagcccattttatatttagagacaggatctcactgagactggctttgaacttgtgatccccctgcctcagtctgccAAGCCCCTGGGGTTATAGGTACATGCCAACACACCCAGCTTGTACTAAGTGTTACAACAATGGTTTTATGAATTATAAGCACACCCATTAAACCAGTTTCATAAATGAGAGACCCATGCTTAGGGAAGCAAAATAACTTGTCCAGAGTCACAGGGCTGATAAGAGGCAGAATCCCCAGTTCTCCCTAGGCCAGCCTGACTCTTTCATTATTAATTGGTTAGCTTTgcttttgggggtgggtgggaggtggtgctggggattgaactcagggctattttaccactgagccacatccccagcccttattattttatgagattgggtcccactaagttgccttGAGGtgatgatccttctgccttagcttcccaagttgctggacaCAGGCATACACCTCTGCACCCAGCAAGTAAGATATAACTAAACTGGATTGTTTGACACAGAATCCCACttttgcccaggctagcctggaCTCGGCCTTGGAAGTAACTAGGGCTATAGGTACACTCTTCCATGCCCagctagctctttttttttttttttttgttggtctttcaaaacattacatagttcttaatacatcatatttcacagtttgattcaagcgggttatgaactcccaactttaccccgtatacagattgctgtatcacatcagttacccttccattgattgacatattgcctttctagtgtctgatgtattctgctgtcagtcctattctctactatctcccctcccctcccctccccttttctctctctaccccttctactgtaaatcattttttccatttgtattatcttgtcttacccctcctttcctcttatatatcattttgtataaccctgaggatcgccttccatttccatgcgatttcccttctcactcccttccAGCTAGCTCTTTTAAGCCCTAGCAGGAGTAAGCCATGGACAAAATAATGCAGAGGTGCTTGGGGACATGATTTGTGTTCAATAGGATGGTTTCAAAGGGAATTGTACCTCAGTTTACTGCAAAACTTCTGTGAAATagtaaaaccaagaacttttCTAATAATGTTAAGAACACTTTccaaactgggcacagtggtgcatgcctgtaatcccagtgactcaggagactgaagcagaaggattgcaagtttgaggccagctttagcaacttagaccctgtctcaaaataaaaaggactagggtaaagtggtagagtgcctctaggtttaattcccagtacccaaagaGTTAAAATACATTGACTAGGGataaccaggtgcagtggcacagcctgtaatcctagcagctcaaacagtgtgctaagcaagtcagtgagaccctgtctctaaataaaatgcaaaataggcctggggatatgtctcagtggtcaagtgcccctgggttcaatccccagtacccatcccTCGCCcccacgaaaaaaaaaaaaaaaaagactggataggggtgtagctcagtggtagatcttGCTTGCATGTTTGTAGCATGttacagggccctgggttcaatccctagaacccgcacctccctgccaaaaaagaaaagaagtggatTTAATGTAcatgcaatttattttatttttttaagagagagagagagaatttttaatatttatttcttagttctcggcggacacaacatctgttggtatgtggtgctgaggattgaacccgggccgcatgcatgcccggcgagcgtgctaccgcttgagccatatccccagcccctgtacatGCAATTTAAAGAAAGTTCTACAGGTACTTAGGCACTAAGCTGCTTCCTAGGGGATTTGAGGGAGGCAAAGAAATCTAAAAGGTTCTTGCTCTCAAGAATTTGGGGTCATTAACAGACTGTAAATAATGCCTTACATTATCAAATATGTTAGTACAGGAAGCTATGTGCCTATGGAAGTttcaaaaggagaaatcaaggaGGTCTGCATTAGGTGTAATAACATGGGCTGACATTTGAGCACTTTCCATGATTAACTTCACATTCCAATGAACAAGACGTTTGATAGAAAAATGGAGGGAAAGCTCAGAGAGGTGAGGCATCCTgcctaaagtcacacagctggcTAGTAAAGCTAGGATTCAAACTCCAGAACCTGTTTTCTTATCACTGTCTTGACTCATTTGTCATTTGCCCAAGTTAAGTGACATGTCCAGGGTCATACAGCAGGCCAGCAATTCCATTCCAAGTCCATCTGACATTTAATCATCAATCATGGCCTTTCCACTTTAAGATTTCTCAACCTTGGCATATTTAGGGCCAGAAAATTCACTTTTGAAGGGGAAGTAGTCTCCTACACAATgtatgtttagcagcatcccagTTCTCTACCTACTAGATGTCAGTATCAACTAACCCCAACCCCAGGTTGTGCAACGAATTAACAAATGTCAGATATTAACAGATATCCCCTGGCTAAGAGGCAAATTCATACCCAGTGAGAACTAGTAGTCTATCAATCTACTGATTCTGTTGGCTTCTTCACCTTAAGTTACTCAAGTTTGCCTACAGAGCCCAGGAATCTCAAGGCCAAAGAGAAGGTATGGGACTGAGGTTAGAGTGGCAGCTGATGTGTCACCAAGGGAGCAATGGATGAACTGGTAATGCTGTTACACAAATGGAACACCATAACCCTTTGGGATATAACATTGGCATCATTGCGAGGTCACTTGCTCTGGAGGTAATCAAGGAACACCCCCAGGGAAGGCAACTGCCTTTTTGTTACTGTGGTGTGCCAGGAACCTATTTTTACCAAGAGTCCAGTAAAAATCTCCCTTTGGGATTCCAAACAGTCCTGGAATTCCTAGATCTAAAACCCAAATTGGGCCTTGTGCATTGtcccatgtctgtaatcccagcaacttgggagactaaggaaggaggatcacaagttcaggtcCTCCTCAGCAtaagcgacttagtgagaccctgtc
This window of the Ictidomys tridecemlineatus isolate mIctTri1 chromosome 3, mIctTri1.hap1, whole genome shotgun sequence genome carries:
- the Atp5mc1 gene encoding ATP synthase F(0) complex subunit C1, mitochondrial produces the protein MQTTGALLISPALIRCSRGLIRPVSASFLSRLEDSSKQTSYSSSSPLQVARREFQTSVVSRDIDTAAKFIGAGAATVGVAGSGAGIGTVFGSLIIGYARNPSLKQQLFSYAILGFALSEAMGLFCLMVAFLILFAM